A single region of the Halorubrum depositum genome encodes:
- a CDS encoding COX15/CtaA family protein — translation MSLRPAWLTFRRYAAATTGMTLTLFALGVYTAATGSGLACEAQWPLCSDQLIPALTINPDFIEWFHRAWAMVTGFLIIGTAGWTWLGSFDRRTRLAATLAVAILPLQITVGAITVTVGGLVPGGYTVSTHAAHLIVALTIFTLLGLATIWGGGRGSARLLRIAATVGLAGIVASAVFSRAVPFVTYSPGAQAGFYVTGLAGHLGLVATVAFATEAVRSGYADVSASAAGRVRLLAAGAMAALVVTLLLGRDLVLYTAGWARINLVALGVAAALAAGAAWVARDADGAGPATEPIGGD, via the coding sequence ATGAGTCTTCGGCCCGCGTGGCTGACCTTCAGGCGATACGCGGCGGCGACGACGGGGATGACGCTGACGCTGTTCGCGCTCGGCGTCTACACCGCGGCGACCGGCTCCGGGCTGGCCTGCGAGGCCCAGTGGCCGCTTTGCTCCGACCAGCTGATCCCCGCGCTGACGATCAACCCGGACTTCATCGAGTGGTTCCACCGCGCGTGGGCGATGGTGACCGGGTTCCTCATCATCGGGACCGCGGGCTGGACGTGGCTCGGGAGCTTCGACCGCCGGACGCGGCTCGCGGCCACCCTCGCGGTCGCGATCCTCCCGCTGCAGATCACCGTCGGCGCGATCACCGTCACGGTCGGCGGGCTCGTCCCCGGCGGCTACACCGTCTCGACGCACGCGGCCCACCTGATCGTCGCGCTGACGATCTTCACGCTGCTCGGGCTGGCGACCATCTGGGGCGGCGGCCGGGGGTCGGCGCGGCTCCTCCGGATCGCGGCGACCGTCGGCCTCGCCGGAATCGTCGCCAGCGCGGTCTTCTCGCGGGCGGTCCCGTTCGTCACCTACTCGCCGGGCGCGCAGGCCGGCTTCTACGTCACCGGGCTCGCGGGCCACCTCGGGCTCGTCGCGACGGTCGCGTTCGCCACCGAGGCGGTCCGGTCGGGCTACGCGGACGTGAGCGCCTCCGCGGCCGGGAGGGTCCGCCTGCTCGCCGCCGGCGCGATGGCCGCGCTCGTCGTGACGCTGCTGTTAGGTCGCGATCTCGTGTTGTACACCGCGGGCTGGGCACGCATTAACCTCGTCGCGCTCGGCGTCGCGGCCGCGCTCGCCGCGGGCGCGGCGTGGGTCGCCCGCGACGCCGACGGCGCCGGACCCGCCACCGAGCCGATCGGCGGCGACTGA
- a CDS encoding basic amino acid ABC transporter substrate-binding protein, with protein MPYRTETDVSRRTYLKLTGGASAVGLSGVAGCLGDGGSGTTITPGTAPGFPPFEMQQDGELVGFDIDLLEAVVEETEYEIGEWATFEFSSLIPALTQNEEIDVIAAAMTINDERRETIAFSDPYWESDQAILVREGGDFQPSGWEDFEGVSVGAQSGTTGADQVQSNLVEPGIIGEDDASTYGSYVLAVEDLENGNIDAVVVDNPVAETFAANRDVTIAFVEETGERFGFGLRQGESEFQSALNDGLATVREDGTYEEITSTWFGQE; from the coding sequence ATGCCATATCGCACGGAAACCGACGTGAGTCGTCGGACGTACCTGAAGCTGACCGGCGGCGCCAGCGCCGTCGGGCTGTCCGGCGTCGCCGGGTGCCTCGGCGACGGCGGGAGCGGCACCACGATCACGCCCGGTACCGCGCCGGGGTTCCCGCCGTTCGAGATGCAGCAGGACGGCGAGCTCGTCGGGTTCGACATCGACCTGCTCGAGGCGGTCGTCGAAGAGACCGAGTACGAGATCGGCGAGTGGGCCACCTTCGAGTTCAGCTCGCTCATCCCGGCGCTCACGCAGAACGAGGAGATCGACGTCATCGCGGCGGCGATGACGATCAACGACGAACGCCGGGAGACGATCGCCTTCTCCGACCCCTACTGGGAGTCGGACCAGGCGATCCTCGTGCGCGAGGGCGGCGACTTCCAGCCGTCGGGCTGGGAGGACTTCGAGGGCGTCAGCGTGGGCGCGCAGTCGGGGACGACCGGCGCCGACCAGGTGCAGTCGAACCTCGTCGAGCCGGGGATCATCGGCGAGGACGACGCCAGCACGTACGGGAGCTACGTCCTCGCGGTCGAGGACCTCGAAAACGGCAACATCGACGCCGTCGTCGTCGACAACCCGGTCGCCGAGACGTTCGCGGCCAACCGCGACGTGACGATCGCGTTCGTCGAGGAGACCGGCGAGCGGTTCGGCTTCGGCCTCCGCCAGGGCGAGTCCGAGTTCCAGTCGGCGCTGAACGACGGTCTCGCGACGGTCCGCGAGGACGGCACGTACGAGGAGATAACCAGCACCTGGTTCGGGCAGGAGTAG
- a CDS encoding DUF5814 domain-containing protein: protein MAFTDKIYVKNHRQLASQLETNVPKGAFAGATLDMLFTGDGLSKLDSTTRDRILDFAEDFLDCDCQANPYCGCPEEKFMRYVLELRAEGLGPQAIVDVMTDDYMVYAYTGDVLSFLDDAVRNLEAVETLADVEGNEEMSERARRAKRELSG from the coding sequence GTGGCGTTCACCGACAAGATCTACGTGAAGAACCACCGGCAGCTCGCCTCCCAGCTGGAGACGAACGTCCCGAAAGGCGCGTTCGCCGGCGCGACCCTCGACATGCTGTTCACCGGTGACGGCCTCTCGAAGCTCGACTCCACGACCCGCGACCGGATCCTCGACTTCGCCGAGGACTTCCTCGACTGCGACTGTCAGGCGAACCCTTACTGCGGCTGTCCCGAGGAGAAGTTCATGCGGTACGTGTTGGAGCTCCGCGCCGAGGGGCTCGGCCCGCAGGCGATCGTGGACGTGATGACGGACGACTACATGGTGTACGCCTACACCGGCGACGTGCTCTCGTTCCTCGACGACGCGGTGCGGAACCTGGAGGCCGTCGAGACCCTCGCGGACGTCGAGGGCAACGAGGAGATGTCCGAGCGGGCGCGGCGAGCGAAGCGCGAATTATCGGGATAG
- a CDS encoding MBL fold metallo-hydrolase, whose translation MATNPDVSVTLARNATVLATVGGTTFLVDPLFASQGALPPIDDTPNDRNNPLVPMPDVDLSHDAVIVTHRHPDHFDDAAKEALDPGVPLFCQPEEADAFVEEGFTDVRPVEDAASFAGVDLYRTPGRHGHGELAEKMGPVSGFVLAGDETLYVAGDTVWYEPVAETLARFDPDAVVLNGGAARFNHGEPITMGVEDVAAVREATDAAVAVVHMESINHCLLSREELRSETDGVLVPEDGAEIEF comes from the coding sequence ATGGCAACGAACCCCGACGTCAGCGTCACCCTCGCTCGCAACGCCACGGTCCTCGCGACCGTCGGCGGGACGACCTTTCTCGTCGATCCGCTGTTCGCGTCGCAAGGCGCGCTCCCCCCGATCGACGACACACCCAACGACCGGAACAACCCGCTCGTGCCGATGCCCGACGTCGATCTCTCGCACGACGCGGTGATCGTCACCCACCGCCACCCCGACCACTTCGACGACGCGGCGAAAGAGGCGCTCGACCCGGGCGTCCCCCTGTTCTGCCAGCCGGAGGAGGCCGACGCGTTCGTCGAGGAGGGGTTCACCGACGTGCGCCCCGTCGAGGACGCGGCGTCGTTCGCTGGCGTCGACCTCTACCGGACGCCCGGTCGACACGGTCACGGGGAGCTGGCCGAGAAGATGGGCCCGGTCTCCGGGTTCGTCCTCGCGGGCGACGAGACGCTGTACGTCGCCGGCGACACGGTGTGGTACGAGCCGGTCGCGGAGACCCTCGCGCGGTTCGACCCCGACGCGGTCGTCCTCAACGGCGGCGCGGCGCGGTTCAACCACGGGGAGCCGATCACGATGGGTGTCGAGGACGTCGCCGCCGTCCGCGAGGCGACCGACGCCGCGGTCGCCGTGGTCCACATGGAGTCGATCAACCACTGCCTGCTCTCGCGCGAGGAGCTCCGCTCGGAGACAGATGGCGTGCTGGTGCCGGAGGACGGGGCGGAGATCGAGTTCTAG